The Zobellia alginiliquefaciens genome contains a region encoding:
- a CDS encoding HAL/PAL/TAL family ammonia-lyase, producing MPKIKGTLGIEEFYSIIFKDEPLSIDDKVFKTVQNSFDFLKEFSKNKVIYGVNTGFGPMAQYKIKDSETIQLQYNLIRSHASGTGNPIPPQYVKAAMLARLNTLSLGNSGVHPSVLETMTDLINKDVTPLIYEHGGVGASGDLVQLAHLALVLIGEGEVFYKDERRPTQDVFKELNITPIKVELREGLGLINGTSVMTGIGIVNAIYTRRLLEWTICCSSAINEIMHAYDDHLSEELNHTKKHKGQREIARAMRSHLKDSTLTRKREHHLYVDNNGVSVFEEKVQEYYSIRCVPQILGPVLDTLNNVERILIEEVNSANDNPIVNVEKEHVYHGGNFHGDYISLEMDKLKIVVTKMTMLAERQLNYLLNSKLNDILPPFVNLGTLGLNFGMQGVQFTATSTTAENQMLSNPMYVHSIPNNNDNQDIVSMGTNAANITKKVIENGFEVVAIEMITVVQAIEYLDLKDKVSSKTRKMYDAVRKIVPPFKEDTIMYPYVNEVKNYIINHQNKEVK from the coding sequence ATGCCAAAAATAAAAGGAACGTTAGGAATTGAAGAGTTCTACAGTATTATCTTTAAAGACGAACCGTTATCAATTGATGACAAAGTCTTCAAGACCGTTCAAAACAGTTTTGATTTTCTCAAGGAATTTTCAAAAAATAAAGTTATTTACGGAGTCAATACAGGCTTTGGCCCCATGGCCCAATACAAAATAAAAGATTCTGAGACTATTCAATTGCAATACAACCTGATACGCAGTCATGCCTCGGGTACGGGCAACCCTATACCTCCGCAATACGTTAAGGCAGCTATGCTAGCAAGATTGAATACGTTAAGCTTGGGTAATTCTGGTGTTCATCCTTCTGTTTTGGAAACGATGACCGACCTCATCAATAAAGATGTTACCCCACTTATCTACGAACATGGCGGTGTAGGTGCTAGTGGAGATTTGGTTCAATTGGCACATTTGGCACTTGTTCTTATTGGTGAAGGCGAAGTTTTCTACAAAGACGAAAGAAGACCTACCCAAGATGTTTTCAAAGAATTAAATATCACTCCTATAAAAGTGGAATTACGTGAAGGTCTTGGTTTAATAAACGGAACCTCCGTAATGACCGGTATAGGAATCGTAAATGCTATTTATACCCGTAGATTACTAGAATGGACTATTTGTTGTTCTTCCGCTATAAATGAAATTATGCATGCTTATGACGATCATTTATCCGAAGAGCTCAACCATACCAAAAAACACAAAGGCCAACGCGAAATTGCACGTGCCATGCGAAGCCATTTAAAGGACAGCACACTTACTCGTAAAAGGGAACATCACCTATATGTAGATAACAACGGTGTTTCTGTTTTTGAAGAAAAAGTTCAAGAGTATTATTCTATACGTTGCGTTCCTCAAATTCTGGGACCCGTTTTAGACACGCTGAACAATGTGGAGCGTATTCTTATCGAAGAAGTCAATTCTGCCAATGACAATCCTATCGTAAATGTAGAAAAAGAGCATGTATACCATGGTGGTAATTTCCACGGAGATTACATCTCTTTAGAAATGGACAAGCTTAAAATAGTGGTTACCAAAATGACCATGTTGGCTGAACGGCAACTTAACTATCTTTTAAACTCCAAGCTCAACGATATCTTGCCACCTTTTGTAAATTTAGGCACTTTAGGTCTAAATTTCGGAATGCAAGGCGTACAGTTTACAGCAACTTCCACTACGGCAGAAAACCAAATGCTATCAAACCCCATGTATGTTCATAGTATACCTAACAACAATGATAACCAAGACATTGTAAGCATGGGTACTAATGCCGCTAACATAACCAAAAAGGTGATAGAAAACGGCTTTGAAGTGGTTGCCATTGAAATGATTACCGTGGTGCAAGCCATAGAATATCTTGACCTGAAAGACAAGGTTTCGTCAAAGACGAGAAAAATGTACGACGCGGTTCGTAAAATAGTTCCCCCGTTTAAGGAAGACACCATTATGTATCCTTATGTAAATGAAGTAAAGAACTATATTATTAACCATCAAAATAAAGAAGTAAAATGA
- a CDS encoding WG repeat-containing protein has protein sequence MKALAFLLVLVVNSFTLFSQELALVREDGKFGFIDKTGAYAIEPQFEKADSFSDGLAAALDNDHWGYINTKGEWAIQPEYDRAKMFNSGFALALKDDQWRYIDTTGKKLETPSSEKYYDFEDGVALYRSGDKIGLLGTNGKLILEPTYDGIKKFRNGHAKVNKGELWGMIDNTGKIVIPVEYEEIGNTYHNSGVYGKKEGTFGIIHNGSFNPIDNATKVYNFHGDSNLTYAAREKKAGFVNSKGEWVLEPTFDKARAFSNGLAPVAIGKKWGYINEKGEMIIEPQFRDAEVFSASGFAPVKDKDWGFIDTSGKVIIPMEYGISGNFAFFKGAEEKGFVNGLARVKSKKGWGFFNEKSELLGDKWFQNAEPFVSVK, from the coding sequence ATGAAAGCACTAGCATTTTTATTGGTATTGGTCGTAAACTCTTTCACCCTTTTCTCGCAAGAATTGGCACTGGTAAGAGAGGATGGAAAATTTGGTTTCATTGATAAAACGGGAGCTTATGCAATAGAGCCTCAGTTCGAAAAAGCCGATAGTTTTTCAGACGGATTGGCAGCTGCTTTAGATAATGATCACTGGGGATACATCAATACAAAAGGAGAATGGGCAATTCAACCTGAATATGACCGGGCAAAAATGTTCAACTCCGGTTTTGCTTTGGCTTTAAAAGATGACCAGTGGAGGTATATAGATACCACAGGAAAAAAACTAGAAACTCCAAGCAGCGAAAAGTACTACGACTTTGAAGACGGCGTAGCACTGTACCGTTCAGGAGATAAAATAGGCCTATTGGGCACCAACGGCAAACTTATTTTAGAACCTACTTATGACGGTATAAAAAAATTTAGAAACGGTCATGCCAAAGTAAATAAGGGTGAATTATGGGGCATGATAGATAACACCGGTAAAATTGTTATTCCTGTGGAATATGAAGAAATAGGAAATACCTATCATAACTCTGGTGTCTACGGAAAAAAAGAGGGAACATTCGGCATTATACATAACGGAAGCTTCAACCCTATTGACAACGCAACCAAAGTGTACAACTTCCATGGTGATTCTAATCTCACCTATGCCGCACGCGAGAAAAAAGCAGGTTTTGTAAACAGTAAAGGAGAATGGGTCCTTGAACCTACATTTGACAAGGCCAGGGCTTTTTCTAATGGATTGGCTCCTGTTGCAATTGGTAAAAAGTGGGGCTATATCAATGAAAAAGGAGAAATGATCATAGAACCACAATTTCGCGACGCAGAAGTATTTTCCGCAAGCGGATTTGCACCCGTAAAAGATAAAGACTGGGGATTTATTGATACTTCAGGAAAAGTTATTATTCCAATGGAATATGGTATTTCAGGTAATTTTGCCTTCTTTAAAGGAGCTGAAGAAAAAGGTTTTGTAAACGGGCTAGCTAGGGTAAAATCTAAAAAAGGCTGGGGATTCTTTAATGAAAAAAGCGAGTTGCTGGGCGATAAGTGGTTTCAAAATGCGGAGCCTTTTGTGTCCGTTAAATAG
- the fabG gene encoding 3-oxoacyl-ACP reductase FabG — MEEKKAEKQKYALVTGGSRGIGRAVCVQLAKDLDYQILINYNSNKAAAEETLKLVEEAGGKGELMPFSVTDAEAVRSTFEKWHESHENDVIEVIVNNAGITQDGMFMWMKYEDWSKVIDTSLNGFYNVTNTLIQKLLVNKYGRIINMVSVSGLKGTPGQTNYSAAKGAVIGATKALAQEIAKRNVTVNAVAPGFIKTDMTNDLDEKELKRMIPANRFGKAEEVAHVVSFLASKKSSYITGEVININGGIYS, encoded by the coding sequence ATGGAAGAAAAGAAAGCGGAAAAACAAAAATACGCATTGGTAACAGGAGGTTCCAGGGGAATAGGCCGTGCGGTCTGTGTACAATTGGCGAAAGACCTAGATTATCAAATTCTTATCAATTATAATAGCAATAAAGCTGCGGCCGAAGAAACCCTAAAACTTGTAGAGGAAGCTGGTGGAAAAGGCGAACTCATGCCCTTTAGCGTTACTGATGCCGAGGCAGTTAGATCCACATTTGAGAAATGGCACGAGTCTCATGAAAACGATGTAATTGAAGTAATCGTTAATAATGCCGGTATAACTCAAGACGGCATGTTCATGTGGATGAAATATGAAGATTGGTCTAAAGTTATAGACACAAGCCTTAATGGTTTCTATAATGTCACCAACACACTTATTCAAAAACTCTTGGTCAATAAATATGGCCGTATTATAAACATGGTTTCGGTTTCAGGCCTTAAGGGCACACCTGGCCAAACCAACTATTCCGCAGCTAAAGGAGCCGTTATTGGGGCAACAAAAGCACTTGCACAAGAAATTGCCAAAAGAAACGTTACAGTAAATGCCGTTGCACCCGGTTTCATCAAAACCGATATGACCAACGACCTTGACGAAAAGGAATTAAAACGAATGATTCCCGCTAATAGGTTTGGCAAAGCAGAAGAAGTGGCACACGTAGTATCATTTTTAGCTTCAAAAAAATCAAGCTATATTACAGGTGAGGTCATCAATATCAACGGTGGTATTTATTCTTAA
- a CDS encoding beta-ketoacyl-[acyl-carrier-protein] synthase family protein, giving the protein MRRVVITGMGIYSCIGKNLDEVKASLYEGKSGIVIDQERLDFGYRSGLTGMVEEPNLKKLLSRRQRLSLGEEGQYAYMATIEALKNAKIEDSFFDENEVGVIYGNDSTARSVVESTDILREKKDTTLVGSGAIFKAMNSTITMNLSTIFRLRGVNFTISAACASGSHSIGMGYHLIKSGLQDCIITGGAQEINKLAMGSFDGLGVFATVEGDPAKASRPFDQARNGLVPSGGGATLILESYESAVKRGAPILGEIIGYGFSSNGGHISTPNVDGPSRAMRNALKDANIEASAIDYVNAHATSTPVGDANEAKAIYEVFGESNPPVSSTKSMTGHECWMAGASEIIYSMLMMEHSFVAPNINLENIDEDAAKLNIVKETLNKKIDVFLSNSFGFGGTNSALILKKC; this is encoded by the coding sequence ATGAGAAGAGTAGTAATCACAGGTATGGGTATATATTCTTGTATAGGCAAAAACCTAGACGAGGTAAAGGCGTCCCTGTATGAAGGTAAATCCGGTATTGTCATTGACCAAGAACGACTTGACTTTGGATATCGCTCAGGACTTACCGGAATGGTGGAGGAACCCAACCTAAAAAAACTCTTATCCCGAAGACAACGCCTAAGTCTTGGCGAAGAAGGCCAATATGCCTACATGGCCACTATAGAGGCGCTAAAAAATGCCAAAATCGAAGATAGTTTCTTTGATGAAAACGAAGTTGGTGTTATTTATGGAAACGACAGTACGGCCAGATCAGTAGTAGAATCTACAGATATTTTAAGAGAAAAGAAAGATACTACTTTGGTAGGTTCAGGTGCTATTTTTAAGGCGATGAACTCTACAATTACCATGAATCTTTCTACAATTTTCAGGCTCAGAGGTGTTAATTTCACCATTAGTGCGGCCTGTGCAAGTGGATCTCATTCCATTGGAATGGGGTATCACCTTATTAAAAGTGGACTACAAGATTGTATTATAACCGGTGGAGCTCAGGAAATAAACAAATTGGCCATGGGCAGTTTTGATGGCCTTGGAGTGTTCGCCACTGTTGAGGGCGACCCAGCAAAAGCATCAAGACCTTTTGACCAAGCCAGAAACGGATTGGTACCTAGTGGTGGTGGTGCCACTTTAATACTAGAAAGCTACGAGTCCGCAGTTAAAAGAGGTGCTCCAATTTTAGGGGAAATAATAGGATATGGCTTTTCATCTAATGGGGGACATATTTCCACTCCAAATGTTGATGGCCCTTCACGCGCCATGCGTAATGCGCTTAAAGACGCAAATATTGAAGCCTCGGCCATAGACTATGTAAACGCACATGCCACGTCCACCCCAGTAGGTGACGCCAATGAAGCAAAAGCAATTTACGAGGTCTTTGGCGAAAGCAATCCTCCGGTAAGTTCCACTAAATCTATGACTGGCCATGAATGTTGGATGGCAGGAGCCAGTGAAATTATATATAGTATGTTAATGATGGAACATTCCTTTGTAGCACCTAACATCAATTTAGAAAATATTGATGAAGATGCTGCCAAATTAAACATAGTTAAAGAAACGTTAAATAAAAAAATTGACGTATTTTTGTCCAATTCATTCGGGTTTGGTGGTACCAACTCCGCTTTGATATTAAAAAAATGCTAG
- a CDS encoding acyl carrier protein: MTKEDIIQKIDDFLIDEFEVEEEEIAADANLKDTLGLDSLDFVDLVVAVESNFGVKLVGEDFVNVTTLQNFYDLIERKLH; encoded by the coding sequence ATGACCAAAGAAGATATTATTCAAAAAATAGATGATTTTCTAATCGATGAGTTTGAAGTCGAAGAAGAAGAAATCGCTGCTGATGCTAACCTTAAGGACACACTAGGTCTAGATAGCTTAGACTTTGTAGATCTTGTGGTAGCTGTAGAAAGTAATTTTGGCGTAAAATTGGTAGGTGAAGACTTTGTAAATGTTACCACCTTGCAAAACTTTTACGACCTTATTGAGCGTAAGCTTCACTGA
- a CDS encoding lipid A biosynthesis acyltransferase, whose translation MATEWEGKSKGSVLGYRIYIFFIKKLGLGASYLLLHFVVLYYCIFSVASTKSIFYYFHKRLGYSTLKSLFNVYRNYYVFGQTIIDKAAISAGLRDRFTYDFDGIDKIENLLAQKKGGILLSAHIGNFEVAQHFLQDVNAFSSINLVTWDREHEEIKAYMESVTTKSNIKLILIKEDMSHIFEIHTALTNGELVCFTGDRYIEGTKFLEQQFLGETAKFPMGPHLLASRLKVPVLFVYVMKESKKHYHLYARTAEVKRGDAQGLLEKYTENLEWIIEKYPLQWFNYFDFWGDKVNK comes from the coding sequence ATGGCAACAGAATGGGAAGGAAAATCCAAAGGCTCCGTTTTAGGATATAGAATCTATATTTTCTTTATCAAAAAATTGGGGCTAGGCGCTTCGTATCTGCTCCTCCATTTTGTGGTTCTTTACTATTGCATTTTTTCGGTTGCCAGTACAAAATCCATTTTTTATTATTTCCATAAAAGACTAGGATATTCTACCTTAAAAAGCCTATTTAATGTGTACAGGAACTATTATGTTTTTGGTCAGACCATTATTGACAAGGCGGCCATATCCGCAGGCCTAAGAGATAGATTCACATATGATTTTGATGGGATAGATAAAATTGAAAATCTTCTTGCCCAGAAAAAGGGAGGCATCCTTTTAAGTGCTCATATTGGTAATTTTGAAGTAGCCCAACACTTTTTACAGGATGTAAACGCTTTTTCCTCCATTAATCTCGTCACTTGGGACCGTGAGCACGAAGAAATCAAAGCCTATATGGAGAGCGTTACCACCAAGAGCAACATAAAGCTTATTCTTATTAAAGAAGATATGTCTCATATCTTTGAAATTCATACCGCCTTGACGAATGGTGAACTAGTCTGTTTTACAGGCGACCGCTATATTGAAGGTACTAAATTCTTAGAACAACAGTTTCTTGGAGAAACAGCTAAATTCCCAATGGGCCCACACCTATTGGCCTCACGCTTAAAAGTCCCAGTTTTGTTCGTTTATGTTATGAAGGAGTCCAAAAAACATTATCACCTATATGCAAGAACTGCGGAGGTTAAGCGTGGTGATGCCCAAGGTCTATTAGAAAAATACACTGAAAATCTAGAGTGGATAATTGAAAAATATCCGCTACAATGGTTTAATTATTTTGATTTTTGGGGAGATAAGGTAAATAAATAG
- a CDS encoding dialkylrecorsinol condensing enzyme DarA: MKEVLVVYYSQTGQLRTIIDSVLSPLEQESVTITYHEIIPEKPYEFPWKKERFFDVFPESFLQIPTEINSPEASVLSKKYDLVILGHQVWYLSPSIPLNSFLKSEAAQTLLQNTPVVTVIGVRNMWAMSQEKVKKMLIGLNARLVGNIALVDNHINHISVITIVHWMLKGKKDRMWGIFPKPGVSDNSIASANKFGHPIREALMASDFSSLQEKLNLLDASKISNLLVQMDKRGNLLFSKWANLIKKKGDQGDLARKKWLRLFNYYLIFAIWLIAPLVFIVFLLTYIPMYRKIQRENKYYASVDYKE; encoded by the coding sequence ATGAAAGAAGTACTTGTTGTTTATTACTCCCAAACGGGGCAATTACGGACAATTATAGATTCTGTGCTATCGCCATTAGAGCAAGAATCCGTTACCATCACCTACCACGAAATCATTCCTGAAAAACCTTATGAATTTCCATGGAAAAAGGAACGGTTCTTTGATGTTTTCCCAGAATCCTTTCTTCAAATTCCAACAGAAATCAACTCACCCGAAGCTTCTGTTTTATCTAAAAAATATGACCTTGTAATCTTAGGCCATCAGGTTTGGTACCTCTCCCCTTCTATTCCCTTAAATTCATTTTTAAAATCGGAAGCCGCACAAACTTTATTACAAAACACTCCCGTTGTAACAGTAATTGGAGTGCGAAATATGTGGGCCATGTCACAAGAAAAAGTCAAAAAAATGCTGATTGGTCTAAACGCAAGGCTAGTAGGAAACATTGCATTGGTAGACAACCACATCAATCATATCAGTGTCATCACCATTGTTCATTGGATGTTAAAGGGAAAAAAGGACCGTATGTGGGGGATTTTCCCTAAACCGGGAGTTTCGGACAATTCTATTGCATCTGCAAATAAATTTGGTCATCCCATAAGAGAAGCGCTCATGGCTTCTGACTTTTCTTCCCTACAAGAAAAGCTAAACCTTCTTGATGCATCAAAAATCAGTAATCTACTGGTTCAGATGGACAAACGAGGCAATCTACTGTTTTCAAAATGGGCCAATCTTATTAAGAAAAAAGGAGACCAAGGAGACCTTGCCCGAAAAAAATGGCTACGTTTATTCAACTATTACCTGATATTTGCCATTTGGTTAATCGCACCTCTAGTTTTTATTGTATTTTTACTCACTTATATCCCTATGTATAGAAAAATACAGCGGGAAAATAAATATTACGCCTCTGTAGACTATAAGGAGTAA
- a CDS encoding beta-ketoacyl-ACP synthase III, whose translation MKNAYITKISKFLPNSPVENDQIEEKLGFIDGQKSRAKSIILRNNKIKKRYYAIDENGNVTHNNAQLTAAAIEDLCDSNFSKESIELLSCGTSTPDQLLPSHAAMVHGVLKNGNMEINSASGVCCSGMNALKYGYMAIKVGQVKNAVCTGSEKVSTWTKADFYQEEIEHLKDLEENPMIAFDKDFLRWMLSDGSGAILVENEPKGDTPLKIEWMEGFSYAFEMDTCMYAGGEKLENGELKPWSEFAPEDWSKKSVFAIKQDVKLLGENILKKGVDCLKTVYEKHGIGPDDVDYYLPHISSYFFKQGLYDEMKDQGVEMPWEKWFLNLEHVGNVGAASIYLMLEELVASGKLKKGDRILLHVPESARFSYTYAYLTVC comes from the coding sequence ATGAAAAACGCTTACATTACCAAAATATCCAAGTTTTTGCCCAATTCCCCTGTCGAAAATGACCAAATTGAAGAAAAATTAGGCTTTATAGACGGACAAAAATCAAGGGCAAAAAGCATTATTCTTCGTAATAATAAAATTAAGAAAAGGTACTATGCCATTGATGAAAATGGTAATGTCACCCATAACAATGCCCAACTTACCGCGGCAGCAATAGAAGACCTTTGCGATTCAAATTTTAGCAAAGAAAGTATTGAACTCCTTTCTTGTGGCACCTCCACGCCAGACCAATTATTACCGTCTCATGCGGCTATGGTGCACGGTGTTTTGAAAAATGGGAATATGGAAATCAATTCCGCTTCAGGAGTTTGCTGCTCTGGCATGAACGCTTTAAAATATGGCTACATGGCCATTAAAGTAGGTCAGGTAAAAAATGCTGTTTGTACAGGTTCGGAAAAAGTTTCTACTTGGACCAAAGCAGATTTCTACCAAGAAGAAATTGAGCATCTAAAGGACTTGGAAGAAAATCCTATGATCGCCTTTGATAAAGATTTTTTACGATGGATGCTTTCTGATGGATCAGGAGCCATATTGGTAGAAAACGAACCGAAGGGAGATACGCCATTAAAAATCGAGTGGATGGAAGGGTTTTCATATGCGTTCGAAATGGATACCTGTATGTATGCCGGTGGTGAAAAACTGGAGAACGGTGAACTAAAACCATGGAGCGAATTTGCGCCAGAAGATTGGTCCAAAAAATCTGTTTTTGCCATTAAACAAGATGTGAAGCTTTTAGGAGAAAACATTCTTAAAAAAGGAGTAGACTGCCTAAAAACGGTATATGAAAAGCACGGTATTGGTCCGGACGATGTAGATTATTATTTACCACATATTTCTTCATATTTCTTTAAACAAGGCTTATATGATGAAATGAAGGATCAAGGTGTAGAAATGCCATGGGAGAAATGGTTTTTAAACCTTGAACATGTAGGCAATGTTGGCGCTGCATCCATCTATCTTATGTTAGAGGAACTAGTGGCTTCTGGAAAATTGAAAAAAGGCGACAGAATCTTGCTCCACGTACCAGAAAGCGCTCGCTTTTCATATACGTATGCTTATTTAACCGTTTGCTAG
- a CDS encoding ABC transporter permease, translated as MEARTNIDIKNFLPHREPMLMASVTPYLDETSVETHFKVEESCIFVKNGFLSETGLIENAAQTCAAIVGQSFFDDDDKDGSKSKVIGYISAVKKVQITALPKVSETITTKGELVSRYDNDAFSSCTIASETFRNGELIVACTLNFLIHEV; from the coding sequence TTGGAAGCAAGGACCAACATAGACATCAAGAATTTTCTACCGCACCGTGAGCCTATGCTCATGGCCAGCGTTACCCCTTATCTTGATGAAACTTCTGTTGAAACCCATTTTAAGGTAGAAGAATCCTGTATTTTTGTAAAAAACGGGTTTCTATCCGAAACAGGGCTTATAGAAAATGCTGCCCAAACCTGCGCTGCTATTGTGGGTCAAAGTTTTTTTGACGATGACGATAAAGATGGAAGCAAAAGCAAGGTTATTGGCTATATAAGTGCTGTTAAAAAAGTTCAGATTACGGCTTTACCAAAGGTTAGCGAAACCATAACTACCAAAGGTGAACTTGTTTCTAGATATGACAACGATGCTTTTAGCAGCTGCACCATTGCTTCTGAAACTTTCAGAAACGGAGAATTAATCGTAGCTTGTACTTTGAACTTTTTGATCCATGAGGTTTAA
- a CDS encoding BtrH N-terminal domain-containing protein: MQIEFTHKQSAHCENGVVSNLMRHNGFEVSEPMVFGIGSGLLFCYIPFLKVNHAPVVTYRAMPGLIFNRFAKRVGIKIKREKFSNPKSAQQRLDENLEKNNPVGLQVGVYNLLYFPDEYRFHFNAHNLVVYGKENDTYLISDPVMEQVTTLTEKQLQKVRFAKGAFAPKGHIYYPTSFPKELELKSAIIKGIKQTCREMSAPVPIVGYKGIKTISKLIRKWPKKKGAKVANHYLGQIVRMQEEIGTGGGGFRYIYAAFLQEASQILDNEKLKELSKEMTKIGDDWRDFAVNASRIYKNRSPKEDAYNKVADELEAIANSEAAFFKKLRKAI, from the coding sequence ATGCAAATAGAATTTACCCACAAACAATCTGCACACTGCGAAAATGGTGTAGTTAGTAACTTAATGCGCCACAATGGTTTTGAAGTTAGTGAACCAATGGTTTTTGGCATCGGGTCCGGTTTATTGTTCTGTTATATTCCCTTTTTAAAGGTAAACCATGCACCGGTAGTCACTTATAGAGCTATGCCCGGACTGATTTTTAATCGGTTTGCCAAAAGAGTGGGAATCAAAATAAAACGAGAGAAATTCAGCAATCCAAAGTCAGCGCAGCAACGTCTTGATGAAAATTTAGAAAAAAACAATCCGGTCGGACTTCAAGTTGGTGTTTACAATCTCTTGTATTTTCCAGATGAGTATCGTTTTCATTTTAATGCACATAATTTAGTAGTTTACGGTAAAGAGAATGACACCTATTTGATCAGTGACCCCGTTATGGAGCAAGTCACCACCTTAACCGAAAAACAATTGCAGAAGGTTCGTTTTGCCAAAGGAGCTTTTGCTCCTAAAGGGCATATTTATTACCCCACTTCATTTCCAAAGGAATTAGAACTAAAGAGTGCCATTATAAAAGGTATAAAACAAACCTGCCGTGAGATGTCGGCTCCTGTTCCTATAGTCGGTTATAAAGGCATAAAGACTATCTCAAAACTCATTCGCAAATGGCCTAAGAAAAAGGGAGCCAAAGTGGCCAACCATTATTTAGGTCAGATTGTACGTATGCAAGAGGAAATAGGTACCGGTGGTGGTGGTTTTCGTTATATTTATGCCGCTTTTTTACAAGAGGCAAGTCAAATACTAGATAATGAAAAGCTCAAAGAACTTTCAAAAGAAATGACCAAAATTGGTGATGACTGGCGAGATTTTGCCGTAAACGCCTCTCGTATCTATAAAAATCGCAGTCCAAAAGAGGATGCCTATAATAAAGTTGCAGATGAGCTAGAAGCTATTGCCAATAGTGAAGCTGCATTTTTTAAGAAACTAAGAAAGGCAATTTAA
- a CDS encoding ABC transporter ATP-binding protein, which produces MIQINELSKKYKGADDFSVRNLNLTIAQGEIFGLLGPNGAGKTTLISMLSSLLKPTSGNFTIGELNYKDHKNQLKQLIGIVPQEYALYPSLTAFENLMYFGSMYGLKGQSLKDDINTHLEKMGLSKFAHRKIKAFSGGMKRRINLISSILHKPKVLFLDEPTVGVDVQSKNVIMAHLKELNAAGTTIIYTSHHLNEAEHFCTRVGIIDQGTLICLGKPKELIDQEPNAQHLEEVFLAKTGKALRDHA; this is translated from the coding sequence ATGATTCAGATCAATGAGCTTTCAAAAAAGTACAAAGGTGCCGACGATTTTTCCGTCCGTAATTTGAACTTAACCATAGCACAAGGCGAAATTTTTGGGCTGTTAGGTCCTAATGGGGCGGGAAAAACCACATTGATTTCTATGCTCAGTTCATTGTTAAAACCAACTTCTGGCAACTTTACCATTGGTGAGCTGAATTACAAGGACCACAAAAATCAATTAAAACAACTTATTGGCATTGTGCCCCAGGAATATGCCCTCTACCCTTCGTTGACCGCATTTGAAAATCTCATGTATTTTGGAAGTATGTATGGTCTAAAAGGGCAGTCATTAAAAGATGATATCAATACACATCTTGAAAAAATGGGGCTATCAAAATTCGCCCATAGAAAAATAAAAGCTTTCTCAGGAGGGATGAAAAGGCGTATTAACCTGATTTCTAGCATTCTACACAAACCCAAAGTGCTTTTCTTAGACGAGCCTACTGTGGGCGTTGATGTACAATCAAAAAATGTGATCATGGCTCATTTAAAGGAATTGAACGCCGCAGGAACAACCATTATTTATACTTCTCACCATTTGAACGAAGCTGAACATTTTTGTACGCGTGTAGGCATTATAGACCAGGGCACTTTAATTTGTTTAGGAAAACCAAAGGAACTTATAGACCAGGAACCGAATGCCCAACATTTAGAAGAAGTTTTTTTAGCCAAAACCGGTAAAGCACTACGCGATCATGCATAA